A genomic segment from Schistosoma mansoni strain Puerto Rico chromosome 5, complete genome encodes:
- a CDS encoding lung cancer metastasis-related (lcmr1) protein, whose translation MNPSPAFSAANGTGSNLQTGNTVSATWINKLKIVGRGQNWAVAPCEPFYLMGTEPPAPDAALTGAKNLIEHYGLENAYQKFCGKRLREELNAFLPHLSGNIDVPASVDESGLMSLIERPPIRGKELRPFAPSQLDHAFRLHPGPLPQEYASLFAAAPSKHIHRSVQDQQQLMGSNGTGTRVPATAVPGLSSSGSFHRRRRRHEVHRGALASGSDSSSSIGVPGVGGVGSGNVSASPASFFTGAPTAYPQLGAVHTTASLSSKSMVSQSHTLSSSLSITTSAPCTNVTMSNQSSNALDNNPVTQVVNHSKLVDHPPGLIPVSAPHSHLLGSSISTSSSSSEPPPPPLLAPIHHHSNQKLPHSIQNTSSTLNPLYNSNTIDVSLTPNKSVPPAPPVLHSIHPPSINPINSSVPSQPPSHQFHHYRHQQQQQLSSHLHHHQHPLSSVHHHHPIASSHSYPSSLSQNSSRSMSPIPMETNSSSPQSPDIYKIRRLDMTDEERRKKKRREKKRRKDKE comes from the exons ATGAATCCCTCTCCTGCTTTTTCTGCAGCTAACGGCACTGGGTCTAACCTTCAGACTGGAAATACAGTCTCAGCTACTTGGATTAACAAATTGAAAATCGTTGGGCGAGGACAAAATTGGGCAGTTGCACCATGCGAACCATTTTACCTAATGGGTACGGAACCTCCTGCTCCAGATGCTGCTCTCACAGGTGCCAAGAACTTAATCGAACATTATGGTTTGGAGAATGCTTATCAAAAATTTTGTGGTAAACGCCTTAGAGAAGAGTTAAATGCTTTCTTACCTCATTTATCTGGAAACATTGACGTTCCAGCCTCAGTTGATGAAAGTGGGTTGATG AGTTTAATTGAAAGACCTCCAATTCGAGGTAAGGAGTTAAGACCATTTGCACCCAGTCAGTTGGACCATGCCTTTCGGTTACATCCTGGACCTTTACCTCAAGAGTATGCTTCCCTTTTTGCAGCAGCCCCATCCAAGCATATTCATCGTAGTGTACAAGACCAACAGCAACTTATGGGAAGTAATGGTACAGGTACTCGTGTACCGGCTACAGCTGTGCCTGGCCTGTCTAGTTCAGGATCTTTTCATCGTAGACGCCGTCGACACGAAGTCCATCGAGGAGCACTTGCATCTGGAAGTGACAGTAGTTCGTCTATAGGGGTACCAGGTGTTGGAGGAGTAGGAAGTGGAAATGTTAGTGCCAGTCCAGCATCATTTTTCACTGGAGCACCGACCGCCTATCCTCAATTAGGAGCAGTACATACAACGGCATCGTTATCCTCAAAATCTATGGTTTCACAGTCTCATACACTTTCTTCATCCTTAAGTATAACAACTTCTGCACCATGTACCAATGTAACCATGTCAAATCAATCATCTAATGCCTTAGATAACAATCCTGTTACCCAAGTGGTAAACCATAGTAAGTTAGTAGATCATCCACCTGGTCTTATTCCTGTATCAGCTCCTCATTCTCATCTATTAGGATCTTCTATTTCAACATCGTCATCATCTTCAGAGCCTCCACCTCCTCCATTATTAGCTCCCAtacatcatcattcaaatcaaaaATTACCACATTCAATTCAAAATACATCATCCACTTTAAATCCTTTATACAATAGTAATACAATTGATGTTAGTTTAACACCAAATAAATCTGTTCCACCTGCTCCACCGGTACTTCATTCTATTCATCCACCAAGTATAAATCCTATCAATTCATCTGTTCCTTCACAACCCCCTTCTCATCAGTTTCACCACTATCGTCATCAGCAACAACAACAGTTATCATCACATCTacaccatcatcaacatccacTATCATCAgtgcatcatcatcatcctattGCGTCGTCTCACTCTTATCCATCTTCATTAAGTCAAAATTCTTCACGATCAATGTCACCAATACCAATGGAAACGAATTCATCATCACCACAATCACCAGACATTTATAAAATACGTCGTTTAGATATGACCGATGAAGAACGCCGTAAAAAGAAACGACGCGAAAAAAAACGTAGAAAAGACAAAGAATAA